Sequence from the Paenibacillus riograndensis SBR5 genome:
CCCGCTCTATGGCAGAATCGATCAAAAACGGCATCGACAGTGTTACTGAAGAAACGGAGGAGACGATTAAGGTTATTCATCAGGCGCTGCACGAAGGTCTGTTGACTGAGGAGGATCTGGACCGCGCGCTTTTCAATACGTTCCGGGTCCGCTTCCGGCTGGGCGAGTTCGATCCTGAAAAAGGCAATCCGTACGCAGCCATAGACGATTCTGTCATTCTCAGCACGGAACACAGCAAGCTGTCCCTGGAGGCTGCGAAGCAGTCTATCGTCCTGCTGAAGAATGACAATGCGGCCCTTCCGCTCAGCACCAAAGAGTTGTCCAAGGTCGCGGTCATTGGGCCGCTGGCGGATGAAGCCTTCAGAGACTGGTATTCCGGCACTTTGGCTTATGGCGTGACTCCGCTGCAGGGTGTGACCAAAAAGCTGGCCGGGAAGCAGGTTGTTTTTGAGAGCGGGGACGACCGCATTATTCTGAAATCGGCAGCCAGCGGCAAGGCCGTGGGAATGACCGGGGAAGAAGGAAGGCTGGCGGTGCTGCATGATGTGCCGGAGCGCGGAGAAATGTTCCGCCATACGGCCTGGGGCTGGACGGCCCATACGCTGGAAGCCACCAGCCGGGGGCAATATGTTACGCTGAGTGATGCCGGCACCCTGACAGCTTCTGCGGATGAAATCTATGGCTGGTATGTGAAGGAATCGCTGAATCTGGTGCCGGAAGACGGGGGAGCAGTCAGCCTGCGCACCTGGAATGACAAGCTGATCTCTGTTAGCGCGGAAGATGGTACTCTTCAGGCTGGTGAGCAGGATGCCAGTGCCGAAGACCGTACCTTCCATAAAAATATCGTTGTCAACGGCGTGGAGGCGGCAGTCCAAGCGGCCAAAGCCGCTGAAGTCGCTATTGTGTTCGTCGGCAACCATCCGCTGCTGAACGGCAAGGAAGAAATCGACAGACCGGATATTGTGCTGCCGGAAGAGCAGGAGCGTCTCGTCAAGGCAGTGTACGAAGCCAATCCCAATACTGTAGTAGTTATCGTGGGCAGCTATCCAATTTCTTCTACATGGATTGATGACAATATTCCGGCGGTGCTGTACACCTCCCACAGCGGACAGGAGCTGGGCAACGCGGTGGCGGATGTTCTGTTCGGTGACTATAGTCCGTCGGGCAAGCTCAATATGACCTGGTACCGTTCCGTGGATCAGCTTCCTGACCTCATGGATTACGATATCATCAAAGGCAAAAGAACCTACATGTACTTTGACGGGGAGCCGCTGTATCCGTTCGGTCATGGCCTAACCTATGCCCAGGTTGCTTACCGCAATCTGTCGCTGGCGGAGGGGGACTTGCAGCCGGATGGAATGATTAACCTGTCAGTGGAAATTGAAAATACCAGTACGGTAGACAGCGGCGAAGTGGTTCAGCTCTACATCCGCGCCTTGTCCTCCCGGGTGAAGCGTCCGCTGAAGCAGCTCAAGGGTTTCGAAAAAATTCATCTTGCCGCCGGGCAATCCCGGACGGTTGCATTCACTTTGCCAGTGGCCGAGCTGGCCTTCTGGGATGTGACGCGGGAGTTATACTGTGTGGAAACAGGTGAATACGAGATCATGATTGGCCGTTCCTCGGGCGACATTCAACTGACCGGCCGCGTGTATGTGCAGGGCGATACTGTACCTCCGCGTAATCTGTATACCACGGTCAAAGCCGAGAACTACGATGACTATGACAAAGTATATCTGGATGAGTGCAAGGCGGGCGGCGCATCCATTCACCCGGCAGCGGACAGAGCCTGGATCGCCTTTAAGGATGTGGATTTCGCACAGGGTGCAGCGGAGTTCCAGGGCCTTGTATCCTCGGCCAAAGGCGGCAGCCTGGAGATCCGGACCGGAGGTCCGGCGGGGAAATTGGCAGGTAAGCTGGAGATTCCAGCTGGCGGTATAATTCAGGACTGGAAAAGCCAGTCCGTCCTAGTAGGCATTGATGCCGGGAACACAGATGTTTATCTGATCTTTGGCGGCGAGGTTTTGCTGAGCCGTTTCCATTTCAGCGCGTAGAATGAAATACAGCATGGCCCTGTATATTCTGGTGATTCAGAAGATGCGGGGCTTTTTGCATGTTCTGGGGTCATGGGGTGTAAGTTATTTAACTGTATAGATGGGAACTGATGTTCTATAATGAAGCGGATCACAAAGTTCAGAGGAGGACAAGAAATGAAGGGAATCATTGATTTTTTATTGGTGGCCAAAAAGGAAACTTATGCGGGTAAAGGCCCGGAAACGCCGCCGTCCCGCCCGCAGTCGCATGATTTGGCATTTCAAAAAGGAAATCTAAAGTATCTGGATACCTACCTGGGAACAAAAAAGTTTGCCGGGGAAGAAGCCCTGTGGGAGGATGGGAAACCGGTCTGGGCGTTGAACTATGCTGGAAGGGTGCTTGCGGATGGCTTTAGCGGCGATTTTTTGAAGGAAGCTCTGCTGCATGTGCCTGAGGACAAACCCTTCAGAGGTCCGGAGACTTACCGGAGAGACGGTTTTACATACAAATGTACGGTGGATGGTGATTTCCAGTGGTTCAGCGGGTACGAGGAGATCTGGAACGGGGCAGACAAAGTCTATGAGTGCAGGTTTCATGGCGGGTTGATTCAATAATCTGGCCAAAAAGAACCCGCTGTCTGCATTTCGCCAGCGGGTTCTTAAGTCTGTGAGGCTCAGTCCCCACCACCGCCACCACCGCCATCTCCGCCGCCGGAATCGCCCCCGCCGAAGCCCCCGCTGTCGTGGCCTCCGCTATGGCCTCCGCTGTCCCAGCCGCCGTGACTGCCATGTCCGCTGTCCCAGCTGCCGTGACCGCCATGTCCGCTGCCCCAGCTGCTCCCGCCGTGGCTGTGATTGTTGTGGCTGTCATTACTGTTGTTCTCGTCATGATGAGGATGTCCGGGATGATGTTTATGACTGTCTCCCGGGGTGAGGTCCGCTCCGTTTCCTGTGAAAAAGAAGCTGTCGGCGGAATTATTCCTGTATCTCCCGCTAGTACCGCGTTTGTTGTTATCTCTCAGAATGGCCTTAGCGACGATATAAACGAACACTACAACAAAAATTATGCCAATACCCAATCCGATCCCTCCTAAATTTAAGGTCACTTATCAGAATTGTACCATAATATTGCAGCCATGCCTCTATCCTGTGCGGAGAGTGTGGCAGAGTTTGCATTACGGCTAGGTGAGGGAGTAAGGGAGGGGAGGTGAGGAAAAGAAACGACAGTAAACTGCAGCTTGATTGTATTTTGTGCAATAGAATCTCAATCTGCTGCGGCAAAATGGCATTCTGCTGTATTTGGTGCAATTGATTTCTTGAGTTAGGCTCCTATTAAGCGTATTTCCTTGATTCTGCTGTATAAAGTGCAACAGAATCTGTTTTTTGTCTGATTTGGGGATAATCAGCTGCAGAAAGTGCAATAGAATCCAGCCGCAGCGCGGCACACTATAGAAGCAACTATGAGCGTGAGATGAATTTGCAAGGATGGATTGCATTTTCACCCAAATTGAAAAGAAACCCAACAAAAAAACAAAGAACCAAAAGAACCAAAAGAACCAGCCACAGGCAAGTCCTTTGCAGCTATCAGATGATCCCCCGGTCATGCCGGAACTGCTTGGGGGTGGTGGCGGTATATTTCTTAAATACTTTGGTAAAATAGCTCTGGTCGTTAAAATGCAGCCGGGTAGCGATATCCGACAGGGTGATCCCCGGCAGCTCCATCAGGCGTTTGGCCTCCTCGATCCGTTCCCGCTGAATGTAATCGCTGACGGCAAGGCCCGTTTCCTTCTTGAACAGCTGGGAGAGGTAGCTGGCATTCAGCCCGGCAACGCCCGCAAGCCTGCTCAAAGTAAGCTCTTCATACAGATGGTTGAAAATATAATTCTGGCACAGCGCAGAGGTGCGGGACAGCTTGGACCTGCGGTTGTCCTTCACATGATCGGCAAAATCGCACAGAGCCGCAAGCTGGGCACGGTCCACCGCCGGAATATCCTTCAGCTCCTCAATGTGCTGAATATGAAAATCGCTCAGCGTGTAGGCGATCTCCCAGAACAGCCCTCCGTCAATGGCGGCGCGGGTCGCCAGGGTGATGGAGGAGATGGCGAGGTTCTTTTTGCTGCGCAGCTGGCTTGTCTTGGAGAGCAGCCCGTACTGATCTTCGTTGAAGCCTGCATGAGTCTGGAGCAGCCCGCCCTTGTCTCCGCTGCGGATATGCCGGAACAGCTCGCGCTCTTGGCTCGGATCATGGTGCAGCCAGATATTCTCCCGCCGGTAGGACAGATTCAGATCAGGTGCGCTGTCCTTAAGCTGCGCAGTCTGGAGGGGCTGCGAATCTTGCAGCAGCTCGCTGATGGACAGAGCCTGGCCGGTAGCCAGCGTATACAGCAGAATGGCCGCATGATACAGCCGCATCCGGTCCAGCACGGGCAGACTGCGGTAATATTGCAGCCAGGCCTCTTGCCCTCCAGCAGGAATGTTGTGGTCACGCAGCAAGATGCCCGCATTTTCTTCGGTCAGGGGAGCGTACAGCGAAGGGCCGATAACGATGGCCCCGGCCGGCTCCAGCTCTCCGTATAGAGGGAGGACGATGAAATTCTCCAGGTAAGCCGTTGTGCAGATTAGCGGAAAAGCAGCAGTCCTTGAATCCTTCCGGCTGTCTGCGGCCTCTTGCATCATTTCTAGAACTTCAGCCGGAAGCCCTTGGACGCCTTCAACCGGAGGCCGGATGTGGGCAGACGGATGGGGTGTCTGCTCCGTTTCGCCTTTGGAATTCATCCATGCCACCGGCAGCCGATAAGCTTCGTACAGCAGCCTGCAAATATAAGGAATCCGTTCATGATCCTCCAGAAGCTCCAGCATGTTCCCTCCCCCTTTACCTAATGAAAATACCAAGAATACAAATATTCTGCCATAAATCTGCCGTGAAGTATATTAGAATGAAAAATAAGAAAGCACTTTCAAGGAGGTTTCCCCATGACTACTGACATTCGACATCTCATTTCGCAATTGACGCTTGAAGAGAAGGCCGCACTCTGCTCAGGCCTTGATTTCTGGCATACCCAAGGGATTGAGCGGCTGGGCATCCCGTCTGTAATGATGACAGACGGTCCGCATGGCCTGCGCAAACAGGCGGAGAGCGCAGACCATCTGGGTCTTCATAACAGCGTGCCTGCCACTTGTTTCCCTTCAGCGGCAGGACTCGCTTCTTCCTGGAACCGGGAGCTGATCCGCCGGGTCGGTGAAGCATTGGGCAGAGAATGCCAGGCTGAGGATGTGGCCGTTCTGCTGGGACCAGGCACCAATATCAAACGTTCCCCGCTCAATGGGCGAAATTTTGAATATTTTTCTGAAGATCCTTATTTGTCTTCGGAGATGGCCGCGAATCATATTCAGGGTGTGCAGAGCCAGGGAGTGGGCACATCGCTGAAGCATTTTGCCGCCAATAACCAGGAGCACCGCAGAATGTCCACCGATGCGGTGATTGACGAGCGGACGCTGCGGGAGATTTATCTGGCGAGCTTCGAAGGGGCGGTGAAGCAAAGCCAGCCATGGAGCGTCATGTGCTCCTACAACCGGGTGAACGGCGAATATGCTTCGGAAAGTGAAACGTTGCTGACACGGATTCTCCGGGACGAGTGGGGGTTTGAAGGCTTCGTAGTGTCCGACTGGGGAGCGGTGAACGAGCGGGTGAAGGCGCTGCAGGCCGGGCTTGAACTGGAGATGCCTTCAAGCGGAGGGATCGGAGATGCCAAAATCGTCGCTGCTGTGAACAGCGGCGAGCTGTCCATAGAGACGCTGGACCTTGCGGTGGAGCGGCTGCTTGGCTTTATTTTCAAGCGGGAGGAGAACCGCCAAGAGAACATCCCGTTTGAGCCGGACGAGCACCACCGTCTGGCGCGTGAGGTGGCCAGGGAAAGCATGGTGCTGCTGAAGAATGAAGACGGCCTTCTCCCGCTGGCCCCGCAAGGCACGCTTGCCATCATCGGTGAGTTCGCCAAGAAGCCGCGTTATCAGGGGGGCGGCAGCTCGCATGTGAATCCGACGAGGCTGGATGATGCTTTTGCAGAACTGCAGGCGGTGGCGGGAGATGCTGCAAGCTTCCTGTATGCGCAGGGCTATGAGCTGGGCAGCGATGATGTGAACGAAAATCTTCTGCGTGAAGCGCGCGACACAGCCGCCAAGTCGGATGCCGCAGTGCTGTTCCTTGGGCTGCCGGACAGATACGAGTCGGAGGGGTATGACCGCAGCCATCTGTCGCTGCCCGCCAGCCACATTGCGCTGATCGGGGCGGTGGCTGAGGTGCAGGACAATATTATCGTAGTGCTGAGCAATGGTTCCCCGGTAGAAATGCCCTGGATCGGCAAAACGAAGGCCGTTCTGGAAGGCTACTTGGGCGGTCAGGCTTTCGGCGGCGCGGTTGCCGACCTGCTCTTCGGCGTCGTTAGTCCAAGCGGGAAGCTGGCCGAAACGTTCCCTGTGAAGCTAAGCGACAACCCGTCGTTCCTGAATTTTCCCGGTGAAGGCGACAAGGTGGAATACAAGGAAGGCTTGTTCGTCGGCTACCGCTATTATGACAAAAAAGAGATGGAGCCGCTGTTCCCGTTCGGCTTCGGGCTGAGCTACACCGAATTTGAATATAGTGACTTGGTGCTGGATAAAACCGGCATAAACGATACTGAAACCGTCCAGGTCACCGTAACCGTGAAGAATACCGGCAGCCGGACCGGGCAGGAGATCGTGCAGCTCTATGTCAGTGACGTGGAGAGCAGTGTCATCCGGCCGCTGCAGGAGCTGAAAGGCTTCCAGAAGGTAGCACTGCAGCCCGGAGAGGCGCGGGGGGTGTCTTTTACACTGGATAAACGGGCTTTTGCCTATTACAATGTGCAGCTTGGCGATTGGCATGTCGAGAGCGGAGCTTTCCGGATTGGGGTCGGCGCTTCCTCCCGCGATATCCGTCTGAATGCTTTCCTTGAAGTGGCTTCGACGACGGAGATAGCAGTGAGCTTTCACCGCAATACTACCGTCGGGGATTTGCTGGACAATCCGCTTACAGCAGAGCACGCGAAGAAATTCAGCAGTATTTTCGGACTCGAAAGTGCGATGGAGGATAATCCGGACATGTTCGTCGCGATGATGAAATATATGCCGCTGCGGGCCATGATCGGCTTCGGGCAGGGGAATTACACCGAGGAGGATTTGGCTCAGGATCTGCGGCAGCTGAATGCGCTGGCGGCAGCGAAATAAAGGGGATCGGGAGAACGTGATCCGCTGAAGAAGCTGAATTCGCAGATGCCATAAGTACCCGCTGACGCAGTGATGCGGCAGCGGTTCTTTTGGTCTAAAGAGGTGTCCTCCGTCCTTAGACGGGCGGAAATTGCTCCGGAATCTAGGGGTTGCCTTTCGCCCGGTAATTTGCTAACATACGTTGTAACATAATAATTCTTTTTTTAGTTTTCTAGGGTTCCGCGGCGCATTCAGGCCGGCAGGTCCGAGGGAAAACGCACGGAATTATAGTTCCGTGTCTACACGGAGGGATAAAAGCCCGGGAGGTATCGTCGTTGGACGATGGCCTTCCGGGTTTATTTTTTTGGAAAAAGAGGAGGAGATTCAAGCATGAAAAACAACAGCGCATGGTTCAAAATCGCAGGCGCCGCCTGTCTGGAGGTAGTGTGGGTGATCGGACTGAAGCATGCTTCTGTTCCCTGGGAATGGCTGATTACGGGGCTGGCGCTGCTGGTCAGCTTCTATACCATAATCGCGGCGAGCAGAAAGCTGCCGGTAGGGACGGTATATTCTGTATTTGTCGGATTAGGCACGGCCGGTACTGTTTTGGCAGATATGCTCTGGTTCGGTGAACCGTTCCGGTTGATCAAGCT
This genomic interval carries:
- a CDS encoding glycoside hydrolase family 3 protein, which codes for METGTFPFQQMELQLNERVQDLLSRLTLDEKVSLMPQYQAAIERLGIGGYKHGTEGAHGISWLGAATSFPQPGGLACTWNPELLQKIGEAIGDEARAFYRKNPAVNGLTLWAPTVDMERDPRWGRTEEAYGEDPKLTGRLSTALVKGIQGDHPKYLKAVATLKHFLGNNNEIDRGVASSSIDPRNMREYYLEAFKPAFKEGGAQSMMTAYNSVNGVPVILHPAVMEIVKGEWEMDGFIVSDAGDLFGIVKDHKYYESFARSMAESIKNGIDSVTEETEETIKVIHQALHEGLLTEEDLDRALFNTFRVRFRLGEFDPEKGNPYAAIDDSVILSTEHSKLSLEAAKQSIVLLKNDNAALPLSTKELSKVAVIGPLADEAFRDWYSGTLAYGVTPLQGVTKKLAGKQVVFESGDDRIILKSAASGKAVGMTGEEGRLAVLHDVPERGEMFRHTAWGWTAHTLEATSRGQYVTLSDAGTLTASADEIYGWYVKESLNLVPEDGGAVSLRTWNDKLISVSAEDGTLQAGEQDASAEDRTFHKNIVVNGVEAAVQAAKAAEVAIVFVGNHPLLNGKEEIDRPDIVLPEEQERLVKAVYEANPNTVVVIVGSYPISSTWIDDNIPAVLYTSHSGQELGNAVADVLFGDYSPSGKLNMTWYRSVDQLPDLMDYDIIKGKRTYMYFDGEPLYPFGHGLTYAQVAYRNLSLAEGDLQPDGMINLSVEIENTSTVDSGEVVQLYIRALSSRVKRPLKQLKGFEKIHLAAGQSRTVAFTLPVAELAFWDVTRELYCVETGEYEIMIGRSSGDIQLTGRVYVQGDTVPPRNLYTTVKAENYDDYDKVYLDECKAGGASIHPAADRAWIAFKDVDFAQGAAEFQGLVSSAKGGSLEIRTGGPAGKLAGKLEIPAGGIIQDWKSQSVLVGIDAGNTDVYLIFGGEVLLSRFHFSA
- a CDS encoding DUF5680 domain-containing protein; this encodes MKGIIDFLLVAKKETYAGKGPETPPSRPQSHDLAFQKGNLKYLDTYLGTKKFAGEEALWEDGKPVWALNYAGRVLADGFSGDFLKEALLHVPEDKPFRGPETYRRDGFTYKCTVDGDFQWFSGYEEIWNGADKVYECRFHGGLIQ
- a CDS encoding helix-turn-helix domain-containing protein; the protein is MLELLEDHERIPYICRLLYEAYRLPVAWMNSKGETEQTPHPSAHIRPPVEGVQGLPAEVLEMMQEAADSRKDSRTAAFPLICTTAYLENFIVLPLYGELEPAGAIVIGPSLYAPLTEENAGILLRDHNIPAGGQEAWLQYYRSLPVLDRMRLYHAAILLYTLATGQALSISELLQDSQPLQTAQLKDSAPDLNLSYRRENIWLHHDPSQERELFRHIRSGDKGGLLQTHAGFNEDQYGLLSKTSQLRSKKNLAISSITLATRAAIDGGLFWEIAYTLSDFHIQHIEELKDIPAVDRAQLAALCDFADHVKDNRRSKLSRTSALCQNYIFNHLYEELTLSRLAGVAGLNASYLSQLFKKETGLAVSDYIQRERIEEAKRLMELPGITLSDIATRLHFNDQSYFTKVFKKYTATTPKQFRHDRGII
- a CDS encoding glycoside hydrolase family 3 C-terminal domain-containing protein — protein: MTTDIRHLISQLTLEEKAALCSGLDFWHTQGIERLGIPSVMMTDGPHGLRKQAESADHLGLHNSVPATCFPSAAGLASSWNRELIRRVGEALGRECQAEDVAVLLGPGTNIKRSPLNGRNFEYFSEDPYLSSEMAANHIQGVQSQGVGTSLKHFAANNQEHRRMSTDAVIDERTLREIYLASFEGAVKQSQPWSVMCSYNRVNGEYASESETLLTRILRDEWGFEGFVVSDWGAVNERVKALQAGLELEMPSSGGIGDAKIVAAVNSGELSIETLDLAVERLLGFIFKREENRQENIPFEPDEHHRLAREVARESMVLLKNEDGLLPLAPQGTLAIIGEFAKKPRYQGGGSSHVNPTRLDDAFAELQAVAGDAASFLYAQGYELGSDDVNENLLREARDTAAKSDAAVLFLGLPDRYESEGYDRSHLSLPASHIALIGAVAEVQDNIIVVLSNGSPVEMPWIGKTKAVLEGYLGGQAFGGAVADLLFGVVSPSGKLAETFPVKLSDNPSFLNFPGEGDKVEYKEGLFVGYRYYDKKEMEPLFPFGFGLSYTEFEYSDLVLDKTGINDTETVQVTVTVKNTGSRTGQEIVQLYVSDVESSVIRPLQELKGFQKVALQPGEARGVSFTLDKRAFAYYNVQLGDWHVESGAFRIGVGASSRDIRLNAFLEVASTTEIAVSFHRNTTVGDLLDNPLTAEHAKKFSSIFGLESAMEDNPDMFVAMMKYMPLRAMIGFGQGNYTEEDLAQDLRQLNALAAAK
- a CDS encoding DMT family transporter; this translates as MKNNSAWFKIAGAACLEVVWVIGLKHASVPWEWLITGLALLVSFYTIIAASRKLPVGTVYSVFVGLGTAGTVLADMLWFGEPFRLIKLVLILVLLAGVIGLKLVTGNSHSKEVS